From the genome of Nicotiana sylvestris chromosome 2, ASM39365v2, whole genome shotgun sequence, one region includes:
- the LOC104238866 gene encoding cysteine proteinase inhibitor 4-like: MAQQFNFLLLSCLLVIVVASSFLHVSSARSGLRHNFLDSEKPIKNPNDPTVVGIATFAVNEHNKESKSNFQLVRVMAGGTDVIPDGTVYQLEISTSESNVITTRLVAVLVHPDNVKELISFE; encoded by the coding sequence ATGGCCCAACAATTTAACTTTCTCCTCCTCTCATGTCTCTTAGTCattgttgttgcttcttctttCCTTCATGTTTCCTCCGCAAGGAGTGGCTTGAGACATAATTTTCTTGATAGTGAGAAGCCCATAAAAAATCCAAATGACCCTACAGTTGTGGGAATCGCAACATTTGCTgtgaatgagcacaacaaggagTCTAAAAGCAACTTTCAACTTGTAAGAGTGATGGCAGGAGGAACTGATGTAATTCCTGACGGAACTGTTTATCAACTCGAAATCAGTACTAGTGAATCAAATGTTATCACAACCCGTCTTGTGGCTGTTTTAGTGCATCCAGACAATGTTAAAGAACTTATTTCCTTTGAATGA